The Clavelina lepadiformis chromosome 1, kaClaLepa1.1, whole genome shotgun sequence genome segment GAAAATCATAATcaggtttttaaaataatatttacaacaaaaccaGTTACTAAGAGTAACCAACACAGCAAATTATGCCATGGGTGCAATACCACGATTGCCATTTTGTACATGCAGTTGGCAGCTGTCATGCAAGTGATTAGTTTTCAGGCTGTTTATTGATCGGTAGCAAGGAGTACCTTACTAACACGTTTAGGATTAAACCGACTAATCACAACAGGGCAAAAGTCGGCATGTGTATTATATATAGTACTAGAAGTGGTAACTGTTCAAACCTTTGCGTTTCAATGATTTCGATGTTGATGATTGAGCGGTATTTTGACCCTGCTTTGGCGTTGACTTTGCCATTGGTGTCTGCAAAAACACAGCACGACTTTCATTTAAAGAAATTAAGGAGTACCAAACGAAAAAATGTCTCCACACTTTTCCACTTTTTTGCCTAAAAGTGGTATCAGAATTTTCAACCACCTTGATCAGAGATAAGTTCCCGTTGGTTAAATATTTGGATTCTTCTTCACTTTCATCGCCGCTGGATGAGTCGTCCGATGAGCTTGACTCCGCTTTCTTCAGTGGAAGAGTTTTCTTGGCTTGCTCTGTTGGGAATACAGAAACCTGTTTTAGTAAAATTTACTACAAGCAACCACGCCAAAAAATCTTTGTAAAACACCGAAGCAATTATCGAAAGAAAACGAAACGAAACAAGCgaaaaaccaataaatagttttCACAAATTATTATATTGGTGAAATGGAATGAAGTTGCCGACATTTTTTGTCAGACATATGATATAGCtttcatatcatatcatatcttTCATATCATACATTGTTGTAACATATTCTACCACTTACTCGGTGGTTCAGGAGTCATCTCATCATCGGAGCTATCCTCATCACTTGATTCCTCTGAAGAAGAAGAGTCATTGCTCTGTTCCATCTTCTGTTGTCCCTTCACGACTGCTACTGGCTTTTTGGTCATATCTGGGTAAGCAATTAGGTCGATGTCAGGAATAGAATGTTATCAAAACTATCGCCGAAACCAGATGTTCAAAATCGCATCGGTGTCTGTTGCACCACAAAGATATTCCCATGTGTGCTTTTCTTAATTGTGTTCAatttaaactatttttcatttgaagtTGCAATAACAGAAGAAGTAGTTTACGAATCTGCCAACTGATTAATTTTACTTGGATCTTAGAGATACCATATATTTTGCCTGAATGGCATCATCAGTATATAATCGAAATAGAATGCGTTttctataatatatataatatagcAAATCGTCAACAAAAAGACTAGAGATTTTAGTTATTGTATGCAATAACTTGCAAgaatttttggtttattttaactttgacAGCTCACCAGTGTCATATGATGATGGTGGTGGGATTGCAGCTTTAGGAGCACATGACCTCTCTTCCTCGCTTTCAGATGAATCCTCTTCAGATGATGAACTCTCATCTTTTTGTTGCTTAGCAACAGTTGCCTGTTTAGCAGGAGTCACAGCTGCAAAGTAATTATAAGAAATtcatacaaacaaaatttttaaaaatgtatttaaaaaaacaaaactttaattaaaattgttaactttattgacaaacaaacttttcgtAGACATATGTAGAGAACTGACAAGATATCTGTGTGGTACGGCATTGCAGCGGAATGTAGTGAGTAACTTATATTTAACAGTTATTTTTAGATCAATTTAGTTTTACCTTTTTCGTCATCGCTTGAATCGTCAGAATCAGAATCATCGCTGGATTGTGTCTGCGGAGCTTTCTTGGTCAGGACTTTCTTCTTCGGCATTTCATCCTCATCACTGTCCGAATCCTCATCATCACTGTCACTTGAACTTGAGTTTGTCGATTTCTTCGCTGATGTAGTCGGCGTCTTTAATTGGGGTTTCGCTTCTTCTTCACTACTGTCATCATCACTGCTATCATCATCAGATGAAGATGATTCGGCAACTTGCTTTGGTTTCACAGCAGCAACTGGTACGGAGATTGTCTGAAATAGACAATCAAAAACAATGgagaattttaaaaagtttattatacTACTGATCTATCACTGCTTAAGAAAATGTATTTTGCAGACTGAAATAGCTTGTTGTCGAAAGTAACAGAGAAAGAAGGCCCTTTCATTAATGAAAAAACTGTCTTTAGCAACATCGAAAAATGTCTTGTAAGTTCCACATACTTGCTTTGAAGCTTGTTTTTGGGCAGTTTCATCTTCACTGCTCTCAGAGTCGTCATCACTACTATCTTCTGAAGATGAACTGTCTTCACGCTTTGCAGATGTTGCAGGTGCCTTAGTAACAACTGCTTTCTGTTTTGTGGCAACAAGCTAAATAACAGAAACATTGCTGTTGTATTGAACAAATCAACctttactttttatttgggGTCCCTACGTTAACTGAATGCCGGTCTATTTTAGGCAGTTTATACTGTGCTAATAATACTCTAGCGTGTAGTATTATAATGACTTGGTTAGCAAGTGACTTTTTGCACAATTGTCTTCGGGTGTCTTTACTAGGGACaagtattaaaatttacctttgttttgcttgtttgtgcAGCTTTTGCCACATCATCATCGCTGCTATCAGAATCGTCACTACTCTCTTCTGATGACGAGtcagcttttttcttttcaacagGCTGTgttaatatatttaatttcatgaaaatatcaaaacttttttaagcaAATCAAAACTGTacataaaaagatttttaaaatcggATTTAAATGCATTGAATTTACGTTTGGGTTCGTACCGGCCCATCCCTATTATTAACCTTTTTCACTTTGGCTGGGACTTTTTTCTGGTTTTCAGTAGAATCATCAGAGTCATCGCTGCTATCATCCGATGAAGAAGATTCAGCCTTTTTAGGAGCAGTTGTAGCCTAAATGACAAATGTGTGCATTGTGACATAAACAGAACTTTGAAATCTACAAAAAATGACACAAAATCACAAAGTGGTTTACAATCCACGAAATTACTTTTCCTGGCAGCTTGACAGGAGACAATGAAGCAAGACCGTTATCTTCACTACTATCGGAATCATCACTGCTATCTTCTGATGATGATTGAGCTTTCGCCTGAATAAATATTCCATTAAACttgacttttaaaaattaaatggtAAAATTAACCAGTTGTTGACACTTTTAAAGAAGTACAGGTAtttgcaaattgcaaaaactatggtgattttaaaacagaaaaattaacataaaggtttcaaaaaaaattcatttatgagtataattaaattgaaaaaaacaataaaataaagctGACTTGAATCCATACACTTACCTTTTGTGGTAGCTTGATAGGGGTCAACAAGGCTACATTATTATCCTCACTACTATCAGAATCATCACTGCTTTCTTCTGATGATGACTGTGCTTTTTGTGTCGGCTTTCCAGAAGGTTTTACCTAAATAGAATACCATGTTGTCATACCTTACTGTTTGTCTTAGCATTTCATTTTGCTAACGTTACTgcatcaaaaatatattataacgCCACTATCACGCAACACTCATTGATATTTGTCTGAACACAAGAATAATATatacaataataatttatataaaataatatacaCAATGATTTTTAAGAAATGATTAATGTAGAATAATTTCCTTACAACAGGTTTGACAATCGGAGTCTTTTCTTCTTCACTGCTGTCTGACTCATCACTGCTGTCTTCCGATGATGACTCAGCAGTTTTACTGGCCACTTGTTTTTTGGTCGAAGCTGGAGTCTAAAGAGAAGACATTCTTACAAAGTGTTGTTCCATCAAACCATGTTTATTATTGATGATTGGCAGGAAACAGAACATAGTTGAtgctaaattttgttttaactttcatAAGTTGTTCATACTACCTTAGAAACAGGTTTGACAGCAATATTTTTGCCTTTATCTTCATCACTGCTGTCGGAATCTTCACTACTATCTTCCGAGGATGAAACAGGTTTCTGGCCTGATGGCTGAGGTTTGCTTTTAGGAGTTTCCTGAAACGAAATTAACATCTAATGCTCTGTATTAATGGTGAACAAGTGAAATTCGGTGCTATAATACCACGGTACTGCCTAAGTTTGCCTAACTGTGACAATTTGTCTGTTACATGCAAAACAGGAAATTTAACCTTTCTGGATTTTGCTGGAGGAGTTGGTTCCTCGTCACTCGAAGAAGTTTCTTCTGAAGAAGAACTATCTTCTGGTTTTGTGGACTTGGCGACGGCTTTCTGGACTACTGGTTTGGCCTTTGGTGCCTTCTCTgtgtaaaaatttataaaattactttACACAACCTTGTAAGATGCAGCGGAATACATATGGTATAAACTACCATATATTTAGCAACTACAAAAACCTGGAAATGGTTTACGTGATACATGAGAGTAGTACACATAAAAAATTCTAAGCAACCTTCGTCAGATAAACTTTCGTCGCTTGTATCATCAGAATCTGATGAATCTTGTTTGGCAGCCTCTGTATAAGTATTCATGTaggaattatttttgaaaactgctATTTTAAGTCTGTTAAGTTGCAGTAAAGTTATTCTAAGCTGTTTCTGGTAATATAACAATCTGTATCACTTACATTATAACTAAATATATacttgcaatttatttttactgtaTACAGTAGATTTATATATACCTAGTTTTGCTCTCTTTGGTGGAAGTTTGACATTCTACAAAATTACAACAGCTAATCATTATATACTGCAACCAGTAAATTGCAACTATGTACATAAAAAACTgacaatttaataaaataacaccTTTAGATTATTCCATAACCAAATGAGTTATCAATGTTAACGTACCACAGGTTCCTCCTCATCCGTTGAAGATTCTTCGCTTGAAACCGGATCAGCTTTCCTCTTTGGGGCTGGATTTGCCTTTGTCACAGTTTTTTGTTCGACAACAACTTGACTACTGGTCGTTTTTGAAGCGCTGGCTTCAGTTTCGGCTTTTGTCCACGCTCCATAGAGATCATACAAGGTGGGATGTTTAACTATTGGAGCGCTCTGCAATTTGAAAAAACACTTTATTATCGTGCAGGACTACAAGAGACCCGAAAACTGCAGTGGTGAGAAAAAGGCACACTTTTTGCTACTCAAATAGCAACTAAACAATGCAATGATATACGTTATTCAAATAGCAGTAGCATACAAAAATTATCCATCAGGTCTTGTTTTTCTCAGTTTCACAAATACCCGTACTCACGATTTTTGAGAGATCTTTGAAGTCTTTTGCCAACTTTTTAAACTTGCAATCCACAAGAAACTTATAAACAAACGGATATAATATATTTGGTGGAGTAGCcattgttatatatttatctATTTAAGCACATTAACATAACATAATTTACTGGCAAACTGCCGAAAATAGCCTAGCTGCCTGTAATGTCAATTGTCCAATTAGTGGAAAGGCTGGCAGCTACACAtacgagattcatcaacgtgcacaCTGAATTCATTACACTGGTCgacatgatttttattttctggcaAAAATGGTGACTTCTAAGATAATTTGCTCACGCTGATTACGAATATGAAGTCgctttttttctatcacgtcaagattttttataatttgtgatttaaatttttgcacttcACTACTAATAACAGCCTGTTCTATGAAGTATTCCTCGTTGTTGGGTCATAGTTACTATTGTCATAGCCATTATacatcattgtgacgtcataataattttattgtgaGTAAACCAGGCTACATACAAGCACATGCACAGTACCATATGCCAGCTTGTGCATATCAAAGTCAAGCCTAAAAGCTGTATTGTTGCACAATACAAATCAATTTGCTTCTAGGCCTATCCCTGTAGCTCATTCAACTAGCATGAAGGAGTCTTACGAAAAtatgaaactttttatttcgAAGTTGCAATATAGCACTCATACATGGAAAGTTTGCGTTGATTTTAAAGTCCTAAATATGCTACTGGGTCAACAATCTGGATTTACAAAGTACCCTTGTTTTATGTGTGAATGGGACAGCCGAGACAGGAGAAATCATTGGATTAAACGTGAGTGGCCGTTGAGGGAGTATCTTACACCAggctataaaaatgttttacagccTGCTCTTATCGACAGATCTAATGTTATACTTCCACCATTGCATATTAAACTGGGTCTCATGAAACAGTTTGTAAAAGCTCTCAACAAAGAAGGTGTATGTTTTAAATACATTCGGGAAAAGTTTCCTCACTTGAGTGCCGAGAAAGTTAAAGAGGGTGTATTTGTTGGACCTCAAATCAGAACACTCACCGAAGACCCCCAATTTCTTATTACCATGACGGATGTGGAAAAAAAAGCATGGCTCTCTTTCACCGAAGTTGTATCTAAATTTCTTGGAAATACTAAAGATCCGGATTACCaaaatattgtagaaaacatgtTGGTTTCTTATCAAGCACTTGGATGTCTAATGAGTTTAAAGGTTCATTTTCTACGCGCACATTTGGACAATTTTCCTAAAAACTTGGGTGACATGAGTGAGGAGCATGGTGAACGTTTTCACCAGGACATCAAAGCCATGGAAACGCGGTATCAAGGGCGATGGGATGTAAAGATGATGGCGGACTATTGTTGGTGCCTGAAACGCGACTGAGAGAATAGTGAGGCTGCGAGAAAAgctaaaagaagaaaattcatGCCAAACACCTATAAGAAATAAGaaagaaaagttgtttgaaTCAAAAGTTTATTGAGCAAATGAACATAATTATGTGCTACTGGGGTCTAGGGTTTAGGTTTAGAGGGTTAAGGTTTAAGCTAACAAAATCTCAAATCCAATtgagtaaaatttttattcaatttttgcaaaaaagtgtGACGTGATGGGTGAATTCTGACAGCAAATTCGGAATCAGCATAGTCAAATTAGGTAAACTCaattaattgtttgaaaaaaataaaaaaaaggttgaaaattGTCGCAATTATCTTtacgccgatttataataaacaaagaaaagctggttgcTTGAGTGCCAATTTATTACAGGCAACGTCTACTTCACCAGCAGCCGATTACCGAATTTGGAAAAGCTACTTCAGTAAATGGCAGCCGGGAAAGTAGACGCTTATTTACCAGTCGTCGTTAACCAAAGTAGGAACATACAAATACATTAGCCTAAACGGCAATTACACTAGTCAATGAATTAAAATCTATactaatttttaacttaaaacaaaGTACTAAATTTTCCAAgtgtaaattaacctaaaactaatctCTTCCCGAGTCAAACTCCCACATTTCATGATTAAGTTATTAATAGGctgcaaattgaaataaacactatttttcaatttaaaatcactttttttccaaagtctacattaatttaaaactaatcccctctGACCAACACTCTCATTTCTAATGACTAAATTAGGTCAACGCCAATTCAAAAcctattttaataaataaaaaaataaaccgaGCTCTTGCCCAATatggggtttcttttacggtggtttttttcccatccacttaCAGcactgaagcaattttcattcatcagttgtTTGAACACACCGCCTGCACGTCAAAACACACCAAAAAGCAAAAAGGGAAACACTGATTTTCGTTCGATTTCTAAACAAAAGGCCGCACCCTTGCCTCCACTGGCTGCTCAAACGCCGACCAGTCTTGGGCCACAAGTTGCAGTGCACAACAGCTGCTTCCTTGTAAACCCGCACACCAGAATTATGTCTCTGTACCCACGAGATTTTCGTCAAGACTTCCATGTTCTAAGCTAGGCCTAGAGACCGGCAAGCCTTCATGTCAGCTTCTGCAGATCGCATGATTTCTCATCAAAAACCGTAATTTTAAAGTATATTACTCATAACcataacaacaaattttttagtaaaataaaaaataagatatAAATTGGCACTGAAGGTTAACAATACTTTTGGTTTTTCTGcgaaattttttgtttcctaATTCTCTCACTAGGCTAGTCATCTTGAGATTTCTGTAAACCCACATGTCAAACATGTAAAAACTTAATACCGTGAGTTTAAACtgttattttacaaatttatttttcgtaaTCATTTGACAGGGTTGTATCTGCTTGTGTGCAAAAAGTCACATTTCACAATAAACATTGATAACGAAAGACATATTTACGAATATTTCAACTGATTGTAAACAATGTATAAATAGAGTTTTAAcagtcaatttttttctttagcgtttggtaAAGATATTATGGTGAAGTGTAAATGCTAAGCAAGTtaacctttaaaaataaaaaaacgtttatcAATAAACAGaccataaacaaaattttgcaataaaacttaGTGCTTAAGTAATTATTGCAAAGACATATTTTCTGTTATTTAAGATAAATTTGAGGCTAATATGAAGTAAAATCCTTGAAAACCATGTGAAAGTAAAATCCTTGATAACAGCTATTTGGCATTTGCCCATCTGAATCAACTACAACTACTCAACTACCATAGTGGTTCACAACATTTTCAGGCCGTGGAGCAAAAAAAACAGTGTGTTAACAGACCACAGaacattttgttattaatatttttattgatttcaacaaaatgtatttacCGTAAAAACGATACTGTGATATATGCGACAAAGCTTCAATgtttatatatactgtatatctaAACTTGGGGAATTCCCAAAGATGCAAAAGTGCTACCCCTGAATTTGGACAGTTCGATCGTGATTTGATACTTTATAACAAGAGTGCTTAATTTGGGATTCGAGAAGATACTTTACGGGGTCCATGAAACGAAATCAATCCAATATTTCGAAAAtccatttatttttttctgtccATAAGGTCGTTATTCCACTCCACAAAACCGCCTTTAGGATGCAATAATACACAATGGCTACACTACTGTTATAAGTTTGGCCTTAGCGTACATGTGTTTTCTGCTGTGAAATGGTATCAATGCAATGTGTTTCTTGCAAAGTGGTCCATAACTTCGTAACCCAAAAAACGGTTAAGTAACACCGCCTAAAATCTAACGCATCAAATTCTAAGATTTCTAACTTGCTGTATtcataaaagaaagttttcCAAGTTCTACCTCCACCAAGGAGTTTCTGCTTTTCTGAAATTGAGTTTCTTGTTTCGCAGACTGTTGCTGACAACACTCATAGAGGCAAAAACTACTAACCAAAAGCACCTTTAAAGTTTAACTCGTCCTTTTTTATTAACACACGAGTTTTTACAAGCTTTAACTTGTTTCGCCAGACTTAATTGCAGAGGGCTTCAATTTAGATATTCTCTTGCcgcaaaaattgaaaaagtttaatgAAAAAGCAACTCTGTACTGAATAGTGATTAACTGATTATAAAACATTCATAAGCAAATGAACCACTGAAGCTATTTATAAGCATTCTTGATGACGTCTATAAAATGGCATTGTGAAGGGCGTTACATGAAGCAGATTTGAGTCGATCTTGTTTAATCAACTTCAATCAGAAATAAACTACTACCAAGTGTACGCCGAACTCATATTGTAGCCTGGTCTATAATTCATTAATAATACAGCAATTAAACTTCTTTAGTCTCCTGCCGCGTTAATTCATCGTTTGCTGAATCAATTTCTGTctctttattttcttgttttttccCTGAGTTTCGATAACACAAAACTCGCGCAGAATTCCTAGAAAAAGTAACGgtcatatataattatatacagtTATTTTAAGTACACCGTTTGTAGAGTGACACTAGCCTGCAGTGAATAAGAAATAGTAGACTAGACCAGGTTaaggtttaattaaaaaaaaaaacttttttgtgcgtttaaataaatttagcTTATTCGATACAGTTCAAAGTTGGATGTAACTTACAACAACAAGTaaacataactaaaaataaaaaatttaaaattttttaacttaccTGTCTTGTAATTTTGCATCTTCCATGGTATCTGGCAGTGGCATTGACTTGGTTTCTGGCAAAAAATACATTGCCATTGTCGCAAAAAGTGTGACGGTGCCACAAACAAAATAAGGAATCGATTCGTGCACAGATTGTCCTGATGAAAAGAATTGAATGATTAAAAACTACCATCCGGGTAAAAGCTGTAACTAAtagcataaaaataaatagataTCATCTTTAATAGCCTACCTAATTGTAACATAAACGGAACAAGAATTCCCCCGATTCGAGAAATGAAGGAGCAAGCCCCATACGACTGACTTCTGTGAAGTGTGGGAAATAAATCTCCGGTGAAAAGGTAATTGTTGGCAAATGCACcagcaataaaaagttttccgATCATACTAATTGTAACCGCAACCCATTTGGCTTCAACATAAAATTGAGGGgttaaatgattttaaaatcgaataccaaacaaaaaaatatattaagaCATAAGGAAGACTTTACCGGATGACAAAATTGGTGTCATCAGTAAGCAAATGCTACAAACTCCAGCCATTGTGACAAATGACAGACGTCcaccaatttttttaatcaaaaagaAACATAGAAGATCGCCCGGGAAATCTACTGCTCCGGCTATGAAACATGTCAAATATCGGTTGCCTCCGAGATTATTGGTATTAAGAGAGAGTCCGTAATAAGATACAGTGGTACTAAACCTGGTATAACAAAATAAGACAATAAAAACTGATCACATAACCTTGGTAAGTTTGCAACGtagccaaatatttaattgagCTATGTGCTGGATCCAACAAATAGCGTAAGGCCTAAACAATATACTAACCAAGCCATGCTGAAAATTAAAACACGTCTTCTTAGAAAAGAATATTTAACGAAATCGATGTAGgatgtttgctttttgtttttgctttctttAACTTGATTTTcctaaagttttgaaaataaataagcCCATGTAACATATAAGCTTTATGcatatatattaatatatatatgtatatacgTTGGTTATAAAACGAAAGTGAAATCTATGCAGGCAGTTAtgaaaaatagcaaaataaagTAACTACGTTTAGCTCTGTAGCTTGGGTAGCCAGAAGTAGTTGAGGTTCTTcatattcttttttatttatgcgGGAAATTTCTTGTAATAAGATAGTAGCAGcttcgtattttttattttgtatcaGCCAATGCAATGATTCTTTTACGTAActgtaaacaaaaagaaagctCTTTAACTGACTACCTATGGTTGATCAAAGAAAGTTATTActttattaaaagttaaaatattacaACTATAACTGACCATATACAAGGCAAGAGTAAGGACAACTGGGCGCCTCCTAAGAGTATCAGTTGGTGACGCCAGTTGGGTAAAACGTAAGCCATTAGCGGTGTCGCCATGTACCCAAACGAACAAACAGCCATCATAACGCTACTTGTTAGGCGCCGATACTTTTCCGGTGTTAACTCGTttactaaaacaaattttatttaaaatgacCAAACAACGTCGATTGGACAAGTTAT includes the following:
- the LOC143464817 gene encoding uncharacterized protein LOC143464817 isoform X2; the protein is MATPPNILYPFVYKFLVDCKFKKLAKDFKDLSKISAPIVKHPTLYDLYGAWTKAETEASASKTTSSQVVVEQKTVTKANPAPKRKADPVSSEESSTDEEEPVNVKLPPKRAKLEAAKQDSSDSDDTSDESLSDEEKAPKAKPVVQKAVAKSTKPEDSSSSEETSSSDEEPTPPAKSRKETPKSKPQPSGQKPVSSSEDSSEDSDSSDEDKGKNIAVKPVSKTPASTKKQVASKTAESSSEDSSDESDSSEEEKTPIVKPVVKPSGKPTQKAQSSSEESSDDSDSSEDNNVALLTPIKLPQKAKAQSSSEDSSDDSDSSEDNGLASLSPVKLPGKATTAPKKAESSSSDDSSDDSDDSTENQKKVPAKVKKPVEKKKADSSSEESSDDSDSSDDDVAKAAQTSKTKLVATKQKAVVTKAPATSAKREDSSSSEDSSDDDSESSEDETAQKQASKQTISVPVAAVKPKQVAESSSSDDDSSDDDSSEEEAKPQLKTPTTSAKKSTNSSSSDSDDEDSDSDEDEMPKKKVLTKKAPQTQSSDDSDSDDSSDDEKAVTPAKQATVAKQQKDESSSSEEDSSESEEERSCAPKAAIPPPSSYDTDMTKKPVAVVKGQQKMEQSNDSSSSEESSDEDSSDDEMTPEPPKQAKKTLPLKKAESSSSDDSSSGDESEEESKYLTNGNLSLIKTPMAKSTPKQGQNTAQSSTSKSLKRKATSQTETPVKKQKKEVVAQVTSFATPTTSNSATPKSGKKSDRKGTPSTPFRRVREEEIDIHAKLSSNSFETKNDSWGKAAYNTLKHTKGKSFRHEKTKKKRGSYRGGSIDSNTVNSIKFDSD
- the LOC143464817 gene encoding uncharacterized protein LOC143464817 isoform X1 → MATPPNILYPFVYKFLVDCKFKKLAKDFKDLSKISAPIVKHPTLYDLYGAWTKAETEASASKTTSSQVVVEQKTVTKANPAPKRKADPVSSEESSTDEEEPVNVKLPPKRAKLEAAKQDSSDSDDTSDESLSDEEKAPKAKPVVQKAVAKSTKPEDSSSSEETSSSDEEPTPPAKSRKETPKSKPQPSGQKPVSSSEDSSEDSDSSDEDKGKNIAVKPVSKTPASTKKQVASKTAESSSEDSSDESDSSEEEKTPIVKPVVKPSGKPTQKAQSSSEESSDDSDSSEDNNVALLTPIKLPQKAKAQSSSEDSSDDSDSSEDNGLASLSPVKLPGKATTAPKKAESSSSDDSSDDSDDSTENQKKVPAKVKKVNNRDGPPVEKKKADSSSEESSDDSDSSDDDVAKAAQTSKTKLVATKQKAVVTKAPATSAKREDSSSSEDSSDDDSESSEDETAQKQASKQTISVPVAAVKPKQVAESSSSDDDSSDDDSSEEEAKPQLKTPTTSAKKSTNSSSSDSDDEDSDSDEDEMPKKKVLTKKAPQTQSSDDSDSDDSSDDEKAVTPAKQATVAKQQKDESSSSEEDSSESEEERSCAPKAAIPPPSSYDTDMTKKPVAVVKGQQKMEQSNDSSSSEESSDEDSSDDEMTPEPPKQAKKTLPLKKAESSSSDDSSSGDESEEESKYLTNGNLSLIKTPMAKSTPKQGQNTAQSSTSKSLKRKATSQTETPVKKQKKEVVAQVTSFATPTTSNSATPKSGKKSDRKGTPSTPFRRVREEEIDIHAKLSSNSFETKNDSWGKAAYNTLKHTKGKSFRHEKTKKKRGSYRGGSIDSNTVNSIKFDSD
- the LOC143446145 gene encoding solute carrier family 22 member 6-like isoform X1; translation: MEARQTLGLFEKRAMIVLLVMSFFSANVIVHCNVFVLYSPPHRCYVSGIDGSNISGTTVAELPPTPTNSSSGNELYMFIPTKKSNNDETTMWWDQCHRYNYDEIQDNATSATNVNLTIGGCDEGWKYYANNGEISAVMEFDLVCNDAWLAPLAPSFVMFGFMAGSMIGSFLSDRYGRRFALILTWVVLSLSTLVLAVTPFWSISYVLWFLIGFCTITRATTSMVIVNELTPEKYRRLTSSVMMAVCSFGYMATPLMAYVLPNWRHQLILLGGAQLSLLLPCICYVKESLHWLIQNKKYEAATILLQEISRINKKEYEEPQLLLATQATELNENQVKESKNKKQTSYIDFVKYSFLRRRVLIFSMAWFSTTVSYYGLSLNTNNLGGNRYLTCFIAGAVDFPGDLLCFFLIKKIGGRLSFVTMAGVCSICLLMTPILSSAKWVAVTISMIGKLFIAGAFANNYLFTGDLFPTLHRSQSYGACSFISRIGGILVPFMLQLGQSVHESIPYFVCGTVTLFATMAMYFLPETKSMPLPDTMEDAKLQDRNSARVLCYRNSGKKQENKETEIDSANDELTRQETKEV
- the LOC143446145 gene encoding solute carrier family 22 member 3-like isoform X2 gives rise to the protein MFIPTKKSNNDETTMWWDQCHRYNYDEIQDNATSATNVNLTIGGCDEGWKYYANNGEISAVMEFDLVCNDAWLAPLAPSFVMFGFMAGSMIGSFLSDRYGRRFALILTWVVLSLSTLVLAVTPFWSISYVLWFLIGFCTITRATTSMVIVNELTPEKYRRLTSSVMMAVCSFGYMATPLMAYVLPNWRHQLILLGGAQLSLLLPCICYVKESLHWLIQNKKYEAATILLQEISRINKKEYEEPQLLLATQATELNENQVKESKNKKQTSYIDFVKYSFLRRRVLIFSMAWFSTTVSYYGLSLNTNNLGGNRYLTCFIAGAVDFPGDLLCFFLIKKIGGRLSFVTMAGVCSICLLMTPILSSAKWVAVTISMIGKLFIAGAFANNYLFTGDLFPTLHRSQSYGACSFISRIGGILVPFMLQLGQSVHESIPYFVCGTVTLFATMAMYFLPETKSMPLPDTMEDAKLQDRNSARVLCYRNSGKKQENKETEIDSANDELTRQETKEV